The Ahaetulla prasina isolate Xishuangbanna chromosome 3, ASM2864084v1, whole genome shotgun sequence genome window below encodes:
- the TP53INP2 gene encoding tumor protein p53-inducible nuclear protein 2 isoform X3 produces MFQRFTSLFFSDSSTVEVVEEPKPFVSKEEEEDGWLIIDLPDSLASSLGTEQWVGPDPVSMESSPMEDLLIEHPSMSVYVTTTTSIIVEREDPEENIQENEIPENCLQRRPPHHSTSLATKAAILEKVNQVRRIQRAKQLAEKHKLSQKVMKRQNRARECRPQRAKPQGHFVYQPCQRQYNY; encoded by the exons ATGTTCCAGCGTTTCACCAGCCTCTTCTTCAGTGATAGCAGCACAGTTGAAGTTGTTGAGGAACCTAAGCCTTTTGTTtctaaagaggaagaagaagatggatgGCTTATTATTGATCTGCCAG ATAGTTTGGCTTCAAGTCTTGGCACTGAGCAGTGGGTAG GTCCTGATCCTGTCAGTATGGAGAGCAGCCCCATGGAGGACCTCTTGATTGAACATCCCAGCATGTCTGTATatgtcaccaccaccaccagcatcATTGTGGAAAGAGAGGATCCTGAGGAGAACATCCAGGAGAA TGAAATACCTGAAAACTGTTTACAGCGCCGTCCCCCACACCACTCCACTTCTCTTGCTACCAAGGCTGCCATCTTGGAGAAGGTCAATCAAGTGCGTCGGATTCAGAGGGCAAAGCAGTTGGCAGAGAAGCACAAGTTGAGTCAGAAAGTCATGAAGAGGCAGAACCGTGCCAGAGAGTGCCGCCCACAACGGGCCAAACCCCAAGGCCACTTTGTCTACCAACCATGCCAGCGCCAGTACAATTACTAA
- the TP53INP2 gene encoding tumor protein p53-inducible nuclear protein 2 isoform X5, translating into MFQRFTSLFFSDSSTVEVVEEPKPFVSKEEEEDGWLIIDLPGPDPVSMESSPMEDLLIEHPSMSVYVTTTTSIIVEREDPEENIQENEIPENCLQRRPPHHSTSLATKAAILEKVNQVRRIQRAKQLAEKHKLSQKVMKRQNRARECRPQRAKPQGHFVYQPCQRQYNY; encoded by the exons ATGTTCCAGCGTTTCACCAGCCTCTTCTTCAGTGATAGCAGCACAGTTGAAGTTGTTGAGGAACCTAAGCCTTTTGTTtctaaagaggaagaagaagatggatgGCTTATTATTGATCTGCCAG GTCCTGATCCTGTCAGTATGGAGAGCAGCCCCATGGAGGACCTCTTGATTGAACATCCCAGCATGTCTGTATatgtcaccaccaccaccagcatcATTGTGGAAAGAGAGGATCCTGAGGAGAACATCCAGGAGAA TGAAATACCTGAAAACTGTTTACAGCGCCGTCCCCCACACCACTCCACTTCTCTTGCTACCAAGGCTGCCATCTTGGAGAAGGTCAATCAAGTGCGTCGGATTCAGAGGGCAAAGCAGTTGGCAGAGAAGCACAAGTTGAGTCAGAAAGTCATGAAGAGGCAGAACCGTGCCAGAGAGTGCCGCCCACAACGGGCCAAACCCCAAGGCCACTTTGTCTACCAACCATGCCAGCGCCAGTACAATTACTAA
- the TP53INP2 gene encoding tumor protein p53-inducible nuclear protein 2 isoform X1, giving the protein MFQRFTSLFFSDSSTVEVVEEPKPFVSKEEEEDGWLIIDLPDSLASSLGTEQWVGEKDSVCASRCRHGSLPPTTSSPHSLSDCVSRSMPSQPDPCLMDESWFVTPPPCFTAEGPDPVSMESSPMEDLLIEHPSMSVYVTTTTSIIVEREDPEENIQENEIPENCLQRRPPHHSTSLATKAAILEKVNQVRRIQRAKQLAEKHKLSQKVMKRQNRARECRPQRAKPQGHFVYQPCQRQYNY; this is encoded by the exons ATGTTCCAGCGTTTCACCAGCCTCTTCTTCAGTGATAGCAGCACAGTTGAAGTTGTTGAGGAACCTAAGCCTTTTGTTtctaaagaggaagaagaagatggatgGCTTATTATTGATCTGCCAG ATAGTTTGGCTTCAAGTCTTGGCACTGAGCAGTGGGTAGGTGAGAAGGATTCTGTTTGCGCTTCCCGTTGCCGCCATGGGTCCCTTCCACCTACTACGTCTTCACCCCACTCCCTCAGTGACTGTGTCAGCAGGTCCATGCCCTCTCAGCCTGACCCCTGCTTGATGGATGAGAGTTGGTTTGTTACCCCTCCCCCCTGTTTTACTGCAGAAGGTCCTGATCCTGTCAGTATGGAGAGCAGCCCCATGGAGGACCTCTTGATTGAACATCCCAGCATGTCTGTATatgtcaccaccaccaccagcatcATTGTGGAAAGAGAGGATCCTGAGGAGAACATCCAGGAGAA TGAAATACCTGAAAACTGTTTACAGCGCCGTCCCCCACACCACTCCACTTCTCTTGCTACCAAGGCTGCCATCTTGGAGAAGGTCAATCAAGTGCGTCGGATTCAGAGGGCAAAGCAGTTGGCAGAGAAGCACAAGTTGAGTCAGAAAGTCATGAAGAGGCAGAACCGTGCCAGAGAGTGCCGCCCACAACGGGCCAAACCCCAAGGCCACTTTGTCTACCAACCATGCCAGCGCCAGTACAATTACTAA
- the TP53INP2 gene encoding tumor protein p53-inducible nuclear protein 2 isoform X2, which translates to MFQRFTSLFFSDSSTVEVVEEPKPFVSKEEEEDGWLIIDLPDSLASSLGTEQWVEGPDPVSMESSPMEDLLIEHPSMSVYVTTTTSIIVEREDPEENIQENEIPENCLQRRPPHHSTSLATKAAILEKVNQVRRIQRAKQLAEKHKLSQKVMKRQNRARECRPQRAKPQGHFVYQPCQRQYNY; encoded by the exons ATGTTCCAGCGTTTCACCAGCCTCTTCTTCAGTGATAGCAGCACAGTTGAAGTTGTTGAGGAACCTAAGCCTTTTGTTtctaaagaggaagaagaagatggatgGCTTATTATTGATCTGCCAG ATAGTTTGGCTTCAAGTCTTGGCACTGAGCAGTGGGTAG AAGGTCCTGATCCTGTCAGTATGGAGAGCAGCCCCATGGAGGACCTCTTGATTGAACATCCCAGCATGTCTGTATatgtcaccaccaccaccagcatcATTGTGGAAAGAGAGGATCCTGAGGAGAACATCCAGGAGAA TGAAATACCTGAAAACTGTTTACAGCGCCGTCCCCCACACCACTCCACTTCTCTTGCTACCAAGGCTGCCATCTTGGAGAAGGTCAATCAAGTGCGTCGGATTCAGAGGGCAAAGCAGTTGGCAGAGAAGCACAAGTTGAGTCAGAAAGTCATGAAGAGGCAGAACCGTGCCAGAGAGTGCCGCCCACAACGGGCCAAACCCCAAGGCCACTTTGTCTACCAACCATGCCAGCGCCAGTACAATTACTAA
- the TP53INP2 gene encoding tumor protein p53-inducible nuclear protein 2 isoform X4: MFQRFTSLFFSDSSTVEVVEEPKPFVSKEEEEDGWLIIDLPEGPDPVSMESSPMEDLLIEHPSMSVYVTTTTSIIVEREDPEENIQENEIPENCLQRRPPHHSTSLATKAAILEKVNQVRRIQRAKQLAEKHKLSQKVMKRQNRARECRPQRAKPQGHFVYQPCQRQYNY, encoded by the exons ATGTTCCAGCGTTTCACCAGCCTCTTCTTCAGTGATAGCAGCACAGTTGAAGTTGTTGAGGAACCTAAGCCTTTTGTTtctaaagaggaagaagaagatggatgGCTTATTATTGATCTGCCAG AAGGTCCTGATCCTGTCAGTATGGAGAGCAGCCCCATGGAGGACCTCTTGATTGAACATCCCAGCATGTCTGTATatgtcaccaccaccaccagcatcATTGTGGAAAGAGAGGATCCTGAGGAGAACATCCAGGAGAA TGAAATACCTGAAAACTGTTTACAGCGCCGTCCCCCACACCACTCCACTTCTCTTGCTACCAAGGCTGCCATCTTGGAGAAGGTCAATCAAGTGCGTCGGATTCAGAGGGCAAAGCAGTTGGCAGAGAAGCACAAGTTGAGTCAGAAAGTCATGAAGAGGCAGAACCGTGCCAGAGAGTGCCGCCCACAACGGGCCAAACCCCAAGGCCACTTTGTCTACCAACCATGCCAGCGCCAGTACAATTACTAA